In the genome of Pontibacter actiniarum, the window GACGCTGCTTGGCTTAACGAAAGGTGATGGTGTGTTCCGTGCAGGTATCTCCGTGGCTCCGGTTACAAACTGGAGATTCTATGACTCTATCTACACAGAGCGTTACCTGAAAACACCACAGGAAAATGCGGCAGGCTATGATGAGAACTCACCGTTGTTCTTCGCTGATAAGCTGCAGGGTAAGCTGTTGCTGATCCACGGTACAGGCGATGACAACGTGCACTTCCAAAATGCTGTAGCCATGCAGGATGCCTTAATTGATGCCAACAAGCAGTTCGAGAGTTTCTACTACCCGAACCGCAACCACGGCATCTATGGCGGCAACACCTACATGCACCGCTTCACCATGATGACTGACTTCCTGGAGCGCAACCTGATTAACCCTACTACTGAGAAGAACCAGTAAGTATAAGTATAGCTGTTATAAAAAAGGCTCACCGTAAATGGTGAGCCTTTTTTATTTTATGGATAAGTATAGCTTAGAGCTTGTTTAAATTTTGTTTTTGCAAGCGAAAGCTGAATGGAAGGGGTTCTGGCAAAGCGGTTTTAGAGCTTCATAGCAGCGCTATGGGGCGAGAAGAGCGTGAAGCCAGGTTCCTTTACAGGCAGTTTGCAGCGCAAAGGATAAATTTTAAACATGCTCTTATTCCTTTACGCCCAGCTGCGCGTTTATCAGCGGTGTTTTAGGTGCCAGGAAGAAACCGGTCAGGCTGGCAAACAGGATCGGGATGAAATGATGAAAGCCTGTAAGCGTGGCCAGCAAAATGGTCGTGCTGATTGGGGTGCGGGTAACGCAGGCGTTGATCGCCGCCATGCAACTTACCATAATCAGAGGCAGGTTCTGGCCCGGAAAGGCAGTGTTCACAATCATGCCCACCGTAGCACCCACAAAGAAAAGCGGAATGATAAAACCGCCGCGCCAGCCGGAGGTAACGGTAAAGGCGATAGCCAGTATCTTGGCTCCCAAAAGTATAAGCAGGAACTCCAGCGTAAACTGCTCCTCCAGCAACACATTCAGCTCATCGTGGCTAAAGTAGCGGGAGAGGGGCACAAAGTAAGCAATAGTACCGATGATGAGCCCTCCGATCATCATCTTTATATAAATCGGCACATGCAGTTTTTGAAAAATACGGCGGCATTGGCGCACTGTAAAAATAAACAACCAACCAGCTGCCGTGCCTGCCAACGCATACAGCATGGCATAGAAAAAGTCGTTTAGCTCGGGTGTGGCATAGATCGGGAAAACCCAGGTAGGGCCAATGCCGATATGTGTAACCAGAAGAAAAATAACATAGCTGGAGCAGCTGGCAACAAGGGCAGGCATCAGAGCTTGGTAGTACTCGCTGATGTGTTTATGGTGTTGTATCTCCAATGCAAAGAGGCTGCCACCTAGCGGAGCGCCAAACAGGGCTGTAAAGGCAGAAGCCATACCTGCTATACTTAAAGAGCGTAGGTCTTCGCCTTTTATCCTGAGCTTCCGGGCTATCCACGTGCCGGTGGAGCCTACCACCTGCACAAGCGGAGCCTCCGGGCCTGCACTGCCGCCGCTCGCAATGCACAGCCACGACGACAGGATCATGGACGGGTTATTCTTGGGCTCCAGTCTGCCGCCCTTAAAACGGATGTTATTTACAATCAGGTCCATCTCGCCGGGGTCGCCGAGAAAGTGAATAACCAAGCCTGCTAACAGACCTGCTACTGCCATGATTGGAATGACATAAAGCCCCTGGAACTGCGCCAGAAAATGCAGCAGTCCCTCTAGTACCGTCCAGTAAAAGCCGGCAATCACACCGCCCACAATACCCACGGCTATCCATAGCAAAAACAGCTTGCTGAACACAAAAGGATTAAACTGCAACGGGTAGTTCAGCTGGTTCCGAAGCGTTACGGCTAGTCTTCTTCTCTTAAAGTCCATCGGGCAAAGGTACGGAGAAATAGAAGAGTAGGTAAACCGAAGGAGAAGGTGAAAGTATAGTCAGGATTTTGTACCCTTTGAAAGAAGGTACAGGCAAGGAAATCTACGCCTGTATATCCACGGGATCAACAGAAATGGCGATGCTTGGTTGGATGAGCTGCTGAAGCAGTACACCTGCTTTGCCTGCCGTTACATCTTGCAGTGAGAAGTGGTCCAGGTGCTCAATAAATGCTTGGTAAGCACTATCCAAGGCGAGTTTCAGGAGGCAGCTGCCATCCAGTACACAGCTTATACTTTGGCAGTTGATGAGGTTGCTACTTTGCTCCAGGAGCTGCACCAGCTGTCCTATTCTGATGCTGCCTGCTTTGTCGCCCAGGCGCAGCCCGCCGCCTCTGCCGCGCGTGGCAGCCAGAATTTTATTATTGGAAAGAAATTGAACCACTTTCACCAGGTGATTACGGGAAATGCAAAGCCGCTCTGAGAGTTCAGAAATGGTTGTGGCAGCGTTATGTTGTTGCTTTTGTGCCATATACATGCATATCCGCAGGCCAATATCAGTGAAGTGGTTCAATTTCATACTTCCAAAAATAAATGCGCTAGGACAGAACCAGGTTAGCCGGGCCAAACTCCTCGTAATGTATCGCCTCCGGGCTAACTCCCATCGCTGCCAAATCTGTAAACTGCTTCTGTATGAAAGGGGCAGGCCCGCAGATGTAGTAATCCGCATTCTGTAGAAGCGCTTGCTCCTTCAGCTTATCCAACTCTACCACCCCCTCATAGTAGCCGCTTACCTGCATTTCCTCATCCAGGGTATCGTAGAAGATGTGCTTGTTTAGCTTCCCGATCTTTGCCTCGAGCATGGTCAACGGCTCACGGAAAGCATGTACTTTTCTGTTTCGGCTGCCGTGTACCCACACAATGTCGCGGCTGCTTTGCGTGCTGGCCAGGTACTCGAGCATGCTCATCAGGGGCGTTTGCCCCACGCCACCGCTGACGAATACCACCGGTGTCTGTTTGGTCGTGTCAAGTACAAAGTCTCCGGCTGGTGGCGCCACTTCTACGACATCGCCTTCCTGTACTGCATTATGCAGCCTGTTGCTGATCATGCCATTGGGGTGCTCGGCCTTTCCAGCCTCTTTTTTTACAGAGATGCGGTAATAGTCGCCGTTTGGGGCGTTAGAAAGGCTGTACTGGCGTGGCTGGAGCAGGTTTAGCTCCGGCAGAAACAGCCTGAGGCTTATGTACTGGCCCGGCGTAAAGTCAGCCACTTTCCCGCCATCGGCAGGGTAAAGGTAAAATGAAGTAATCTCCTCCGACTCCTGTACTTTTTGCTTTACCAGGAAAGGTCGCCATCCGGTCCAGCCGCCTTCTTTGGCTACTGCATCGCTGTACAGGTTCTGCTCCAGGCCAATCATCAAATCAGCTAACTGCTGGTAAGCCACTGCCCATGCCTCTATCAGTGTAGGAGTAGCGCCCTCGCCCAGTACCTCGCCAATGGAAGCCAGCAAGTGTTTGCCTACAATAGCATAATGCTCTGGTCTGATATCCAGGCTCATGTGCTTATGCCCGATCTTGGTAACAGCAGACACCAGCACTGATGGGTCCTCTATATTCTCGGCATAGGCAAGCACAGCCATCGCCAGCGACAACTGTTGCTTTCCGTTCCCCTGGTTGCCCATGTTAAACAGGTTCTTCAGCTCAGGGTTATGCGTAAACATGCGGCTGTAAAAATGAGTAGTTAAGGCAACCCCATGCTCTCGCAGGATTGGTACTGTTGCTTTAATTAATTCTTTTTGCTCCGTTGTAATCATAGTAGGATATTTTAAAGTTGCATCAAAGTTACAACTTTAAAAAAGCGCCAAAAATGACATATGTCACCTTAGAAGAAGGGTGGGGAGGAGGGGCAAATATGGAAAGCGAATAAAAGAGAAGAAGGCGCAGGCTTACAGCTTCACACAAACATTTTGCGGCTCAGTAAAGAAGTTCAGCGCCTCAAAGCCTCCTTCGCGGCCTACGCCGGAGTTTTTCATGCCGCCGAAAGGTGTGCGGAGGTCGCGGAGGAGCCAAGTGTTGACCCAGATGATGCCGCTGTGTACCTGGTGTGCCACACGATGGGCGCGTTGTAGGTTCTGCGTCCAGATAGTGGCGGAGAGGCCGTAGTCGGTGCAGTTGGCGTACTGAATTACTTCTTCTTCGGTGTCAAAAGGCGTAAGCGTCACGACAGGGCCAAAGATCTCCTCGGTGTTGGTGCGGCAGTTGTAAGGAAGACCTTCGATAACGGTAGGAGAAATAAACCAACCCTTGGCGCAGCGACCTTCTACCTGCACCTGGTGTCCGCCTGTCAGGATGGTGCCACCTTCCTGCTTTGCCAGCTCAATGTAAGAAAGCACCTTCTGCATGTGCTGCTCCGAAACCACGGCACCTTGCTTGCTGCCATCCTCCAGCGGATCGCCTACGGTCAGGGTTTTTACTTTCTCCACAAATGCATCCCGGAATTTCTCATACAGCGGGCGCTCTATAAAGATGCGGGAGCCGCAGAGGCAGATTTGCCCTTGATTAGCAAAGGAGGAGTGAATGGAAGTATGGAGTGCTTTGTTAAAATCGCAGTCTGCAAAAATGATGTTCGGGTTTTTGCCGCCCAACTCCAGCGATAGCTTTTTGAACATAGGCGCAGCTGTCGCGGCAATGCTTCTCCCGGTAGCGGTGCCGCCGGTAAAGGAGATAACAGGTACTTTAGGATGCGCTACCATGGCCGCTCCTACTTTGTGGCCATAGCCGTGCACAATGTTCAGTACACCGGCAGGTAAGCCTGCTTCCATGCAAATCTCTGACAGCAGGTAAGCTGTCATGGGCGTTACTTCGGATGGTTTGGCTACCACACAGTTGCCAGCAGCCAGGGCAGGCGCAATTTTCCAGGTAAACAAGTATAGCGGCAGGTTCCAAGGCGAGATACAGCCTGCCACACCATGTGGGTGGCGCACTGTATAGTTGATGGCCTCTGTCCCGTCCATGTAATGTGCCTCCGATGCAAAATGTTGTATGGCCGTTCCGTAGAAACGCATGTTACTGCTAGCCCGCGGAATGTCTACTGTCCTTGCAAGCTTTAGCGGTTTACCGTTGTCTACTGATTCTGCTTCTGCCAGCCGCTCCAGGTTCTCATCAATCAGATCAGCTATCTTCATCAAAATGCGGCCACGCTTTTCGGCAGACGTCTTCGCCCACGCCGGAAAAGCCGCTTGGGCAGCCTGCACCGCCTGCTCCACATCCTGCTCATCAGAATCAGGAATAAGGGAGTATACTTCTCCGGTTGCAGGGTTATAGTTGTCGATGTACTGCCCTGCTGCGGGAGCAACTAGCTGACCGTTGATGTAGTTCTGAAGCTGGTTCACTGCGTTCGCAATTATGAATGATGAATTAGGAATTATGAATGGGTGGTACTTATACTTGCCTTACCGTGTCCAAGGAGGGGAGTTTTCCGTAGCCGCTGTTCGTCAAGTATAAATTCCATAGCCGGAGGTACAGCGCGGACAGGTCACGACCTGTCCCTACAGAAGAACCCACCCCTGCCCCTCTAGGGAGGGGAATTTCAGCACGAGTATAAATGCTTGTACCTTGGCTCTGACTAATAGCCACTATTCACCCCCTTCAACCCAAAAAGTCTAGCGTCTAAAATCTAGCGTCTAAAATCTTACAAGCAGCCCGTTCTTCCACCATCTACCGGCACGTTGATGCCGTTGATGTAGGCTGCGGCAGGAGAGGCTAAGAAGGCAGCTGCGGCAGCTACTTCTGCTGGCTCTGCAAATCGCCTGGCCGGAATTTCTGCTTCCATTTCCTGCTTTACTTCCTCCTGGCTACGGCCTGATTTCTGGGCTCTGCTTTCGATGATAGAGGTAATGCGACCTGTGTTGGTAGAGCCAGGCAGCACGTTGTTTACGGTTATACCAAACTGCCCCAGCTCGTTCGCCATCGTCTTAGCCCAACTAGCCACAGCCCCACGAATGGTGTTCGATACGCCTAAACCGTTAAGTGGCTGCTTTACTGAGGTGCTGATGATGTTGATGATGCGGCCGTACTTTGCTTCCTTCATATATGGCACCACCGCCTGCGTGAGCTGATGGTTGTTTACCAGGTGCATGTTAAAAGCCGTCAGGAATTCGTCTGTATCGGCGTCTATGATCGGGCCACCGGGAGGGCCTCCGGTATTGTTCACCAGAATATGCATGTGCTGTAGCTCCTGCAGGCGTGCGCGCACACTCAGGTCCACCTCGTAGGGGTTGTTGAAGTCCGCCACAATGTAATCGTGGAGTTGCCCCTGTGCGCTGTCCAGCTCCTGAAGCACGTGCTGCAGCTTTTCTTCGTCGCGGGCGAGCAGCGTAACACTGGCCCCTAGCTGTGCCAGTTCCTGCGCCACTGCCCTGCCTATGCCCTGCGTGCTGCCACACACGAGGGCGCGTTTGTTCTTGAGGTTTAAGTCCATAGGCTAAATGTACGGAAAACAGCGGAAAGATGTGCGGGGCATCGTGCATTGCCGATTACCATATTTGCTGGCTTTTTCGTACTTTCAGTCTATAAAACATGTAACAGAAGAAGTATGGCTATACAGAGACCTTTCAACTTTAAGCAGTGGATAGAGGAGCACCGCCACCTGCTGAAGCCGCCGGTAGGCAACCAGCAGGTGTTTAAGGGCAACGACGACTTTATCGTAATGGTAGTGGGCGGACCTAATGCGCGCAAAGATTACCACTACGACGAAGGAGAGGAGTTTTTCTATCAACTGGAAGGGAATATCGTGCTGAAGATAATCGAGGACGGGAAGCCGGTGGATATTCCGATCAAGGAAGGAGAGATTTTCCTGCTGCCACCACGCGTGCCGCACTCACCGCAGCGCCCTGCCGGCTCAGTAGGCCTGGTGATGGAGCGCTACCGCAAAGCCGGCGAGAAGGATGGCTTCCTGTGGTTCTGCGAGAACTGCGGCAACAAGCTATATGAGGAGTACGCCGATGTAACAGACATTGTAGGCCAGCTGCCGGTTATCATGAGCCACTTCTGGGACAGCATGGAGCACCGCACCTGCAACAACTGCGGCACTGTAATGGACCCTCCGGCAAAACTTTAAGTTGGACACAAGACGCGAGTATCAAGACACAAGACTTTTGTGGTTGAATAAAGTAAGAAGCCGCTTCTGCTGCCTTGGTAGCCGGAGCGGCTTGTTTTTTTAAAGGTGAAGTGTAAATCAG includes:
- a CDS encoding chloride channel protein, whose product is MDFKRRRLAVTLRNQLNYPLQFNPFVFSKLFLLWIAVGIVGGVIAGFYWTVLEGLLHFLAQFQGLYVIPIMAVAGLLAGLVIHFLGDPGEMDLIVNNIRFKGGRLEPKNNPSMILSSWLCIASGGSAGPEAPLVQVVGSTGTWIARKLRIKGEDLRSLSIAGMASAFTALFGAPLGGSLFALEIQHHKHISEYYQALMPALVASCSSYVIFLLVTHIGIGPTWVFPIYATPELNDFFYAMLYALAGTAAGWLFIFTVRQCRRIFQKLHVPIYIKMMIGGLIIGTIAYFVPLSRYFSHDELNVLLEEQFTLEFLLILLGAKILAIAFTVTSGWRGGFIIPLFFVGATVGMIVNTAFPGQNLPLIMVSCMAAINACVTRTPISTTILLATLTGFHHFIPILFASLTGFFLAPKTPLINAQLGVKE
- a CDS encoding Rrf2 family transcriptional regulator, with the protein product MKLNHFTDIGLRICMYMAQKQQHNAATTISELSERLCISRNHLVKVVQFLSNNKILAATRGRGGGLRLGDKAGSIRIGQLVQLLEQSSNLINCQSISCVLDGSCLLKLALDSAYQAFIEHLDHFSLQDVTAGKAGVLLQQLIQPSIAISVDPVDIQA
- the hmpA gene encoding NO-inducible flavohemoprotein, yielding MITTEQKELIKATVPILREHGVALTTHFYSRMFTHNPELKNLFNMGNQGNGKQQLSLAMAVLAYAENIEDPSVLVSAVTKIGHKHMSLDIRPEHYAIVGKHLLASIGEVLGEGATPTLIEAWAVAYQQLADLMIGLEQNLYSDAVAKEGGWTGWRPFLVKQKVQESEEITSFYLYPADGGKVADFTPGQYISLRLFLPELNLLQPRQYSLSNAPNGDYYRISVKKEAGKAEHPNGMISNRLHNAVQEGDVVEVAPPAGDFVLDTTKQTPVVFVSGGVGQTPLMSMLEYLASTQSSRDIVWVHGSRNRKVHAFREPLTMLEAKIGKLNKHIFYDTLDEEMQVSGYYEGVVELDKLKEQALLQNADYYICGPAPFIQKQFTDLAAMGVSPEAIHYEEFGPANLVLS
- a CDS encoding aldehyde dehydrogenase, yielding MNQLQNYINGQLVAPAAGQYIDNYNPATGEVYSLIPDSDEQDVEQAVQAAQAAFPAWAKTSAEKRGRILMKIADLIDENLERLAEAESVDNGKPLKLARTVDIPRASSNMRFYGTAIQHFASEAHYMDGTEAINYTVRHPHGVAGCISPWNLPLYLFTWKIAPALAAGNCVVAKPSEVTPMTAYLLSEICMEAGLPAGVLNIVHGYGHKVGAAMVAHPKVPVISFTGGTATGRSIAATAAPMFKKLSLELGGKNPNIIFADCDFNKALHTSIHSSFANQGQICLCGSRIFIERPLYEKFRDAFVEKVKTLTVGDPLEDGSKQGAVVSEQHMQKVLSYIELAKQEGGTILTGGHQVQVEGRCAKGWFISPTVIEGLPYNCRTNTEEIFGPVVTLTPFDTEEEVIQYANCTDYGLSATIWTQNLQRAHRVAHQVHSGIIWVNTWLLRDLRTPFGGMKNSGVGREGGFEALNFFTEPQNVCVKL
- a CDS encoding SDR family oxidoreductase, encoding MDLNLKNKRALVCGSTQGIGRAVAQELAQLGASVTLLARDEEKLQHVLQELDSAQGQLHDYIVADFNNPYEVDLSVRARLQELQHMHILVNNTGGPPGGPIIDADTDEFLTAFNMHLVNNHQLTQAVVPYMKEAKYGRIINIISTSVKQPLNGLGVSNTIRGAVASWAKTMANELGQFGITVNNVLPGSTNTGRITSIIESRAQKSGRSQEEVKQEMEAEIPARRFAEPAEVAAAAAFLASPAAAYINGINVPVDGGRTGCL
- a CDS encoding 3-hydroxyanthranilate 3,4-dioxygenase — its product is MAIQRPFNFKQWIEEHRHLLKPPVGNQQVFKGNDDFIVMVVGGPNARKDYHYDEGEEFFYQLEGNIVLKIIEDGKPVDIPIKEGEIFLLPPRVPHSPQRPAGSVGLVMERYRKAGEKDGFLWFCENCGNKLYEEYADVTDIVGQLPVIMSHFWDSMEHRTCNNCGTVMDPPAKL